A DNA window from Leishmania donovani BPK282A1 complete genome, chromosome 25 contains the following coding sequences:
- a CDS encoding cyclophilin a — MSYTPHYPVVESNPKVWMDIEIGCKPAGRVTMELFKDAVPQTAENFRALCTGEKGFGYANCPFHRVIPDFMCQGGDFTNGNGTGGKSIYGSKFADESFAGKAGKHFGPGTLSMANAGPNTNGSQFFLCTAPTSWLDGKHVVFGQVLEGYDVVKAMEAVGSRSGTTSKPVRVAACGQL; from the coding sequence ATGTCTTACACGCCGCACTACCCCGTCGTTGAATCCAACCCCAAGGTTTGGATGGACATCGAGATCGGTTGCAAGCCCGCCGGCCGCGTGACGATGGAGCTCTTCAAGGACGCCGTCCCCCAGACGGCCGAGAACTTCCGCGCGTTGTGCACGGGCGAGAAGGGCTTCGGCTACGCCAACTGCCCGTTTCATCGTGTGATCCCGGATTTCATGTGCCAGGGTGGCGACTTCACCAACGGCAACGGCACTGGCGGCAAGTCCATCTACGGCTCCAAGTTTGCCGATGAGTCCTTTGCCGGCAAGGCCGGCAAGCACTTCGGCCCAGGCACGTTGTCGATGGCCAATGCCGGCCCCAACACGAACGGCTCTCAGTTCTTCCTGTGCACAGCGCCCACGAGCTGGCTGGACGGCAAGCATGTCGTGTTCGGCCAGGTGCTGGAGGGCTATGACGTCGTCAAGGCTATGGAGGCcgtcggcagccgcagcggcaccacctcgaAGCCCGTGCGCGTGGCTGCCTGCGGACAGCTTTAA